A window from Zonotrichia albicollis isolate bZonAlb1 chromosome 8, bZonAlb1.hap1, whole genome shotgun sequence encodes these proteins:
- the ARTN gene encoding artemin isoform X1 produces the protein MGHEGSAGAVVRFWGAREGVAGLARAGRHVPTLSQPALYPPCVGTDPASVLAVSMDQRQGPPERRPAGPATHLQPKEGTLWGFFAILSLLAGLATGTLRTPHCNETLDAAPTPRGTATASLSGEDAVEAPLAAAAAWNQLYGDNATTGSPGTAELVEDLLLRAERSPPAAGKTKKGGTKHARRNRGRNCHIRNLMVKVRDLGLGFNSDEIVLFKYCSGSCHRARSNYDLTLGSLLRQQLIAPGPQERVLSHPCCRPTRYEAVSFMDVENTWQTVEKLSAAECSCIG, from the exons ATGGGCCATGAAGGGAGTGCAGGAGCTGTTGTGAGGTTCTGGGGGGCGAGGGAGGGGGTGGCAGGCttggccagggcagggaggcatGTGCCAACTCTGAGCCAGCCAGCTTTATACCCACCCTGTGTGGGCACTGACCCAGCCTCTGTACTTGCAGTTAGCATGGACCAGCGACAGGGGCCACCAGAGCGAAGGCCTGCAGGACCTGCCACGCACCTGCAGCCCAAG gaggggacactgtgggggtTCTTTGCCATCCTGTcgctgctggctgggctggccaCAGGCACCCTGCGAACGCCCCACTGCAACGAGACGCTGGACGCAGCCCCCACGCCCCGGGGCacggccactgccagcctgtCTGGGGAGGATGCTGTGGAGGCgccccttgctgctgctgctgcctggaacCAGCTGTACG GGGACAACGCGACAACAGGTAGCCCGGGCACCGCAGAGCTGGTGGAGGACCTGCTGCTGCGTGCCGAGCGCTCCCCGCCAGCTGCCGGCAAAACCAAAAAGGGGGGGACGAAACACGCGCGGCGCAACCGCGGGCGCAACTGCCACATCCGCAACCTGATGGTGAAGGTGCGCGACCTGGGCCTGGGCTTCAACTCGGACGAGATCGTGCTCTTCAAGTACTGCAGCGGGTCCTGCCACCGGGCACGCAGCAACTACGACCTGACGCTGGGCAGCCTGCTGCGGCAGCAGCTCATAGCCCCGGGGCCGCAGGAGCGCGTCCTCAGCCACCCCTGCTGCCGACCCACCCGCTATGAGGCTGTCTCCTTCATGGATGTGGAGAACACGTGGCAGACGGTGGAGAAGCTCTCAGCAGCCGAGTGCAGCTGTATTGGCTGA
- the IPO13 gene encoding importin-13 isoform X1: MERRAEAPPPQGLDFTVENVEKALHQLYYDPNIENKNLAQKWLMQAQVSPQAWHFSWLLLHMDKVPEIQYFGASALHIKISRYWNDIPADQYESLKSQLFTHITRFASGSKIVLTRLCVALASLALSMMPEAWPCAVADMVRMFQAEDSNVDGRARCLALLELLTVLPEEFQTSRLPQYRKGQVRSVLAQECGSVFPLLEQLLQQQDSPGFIKQKVLKCFSSWVQLEIPLMDCENLIQAAFTSLQDPELFDTAVEAVVNAISQPDAQRYVNTLLKLIPPVLGLQEQLRQAVQSGDMETSHGICRIAVALGENHSRALLDQVEHWQSFLALVNMIMFCTGIPGHYPVNETTSSLTLTFWYTLQDDILSFEPDKQAVYQQVYRPVYFQLVDVLLHKAQFPSDEEYGFWSSDEKEQFRIYRVDISDTLMYVYEMLGAELLSSLYDKLGRLLTNTEQPSTWQHTEALLYGFQSIAETIDVNYSDVVPGLIGLIPRISISNVQLADTVMFTIGSLSEWLADHPVMINNVLPLVLQALGNPELSISSVSTLKKICRECKYDLPPYAANIVAVSQEVLMKQIHKTSQCMWLMQALGFLLSALQVEEILKNLHSLITPYIQQLEKLADETPNPSNRLAIIHILGLLSNLFTTLDISHHDDDHESTEVKKLPVQQGPNPVVVVLQQVFQLIQKVLSKWLNDAQVVESVCAIFEKSVKTLLDDFAPMVPQLCEMLGQMYSTIPQVSAIELTRQLVHIFAHEPAHFPPIKALFLLVTSVTLTLFQQGPRDHPDIVDSFMQLLAQALKRKPDLFLCSNLDVKAVFQCGVLSLKFPEAPTVKASCGFFTELLPRCGEIAPVGQVVHENGKALLQAVLEGIGGQASRSLMDHFAEILFALNKHCFSLLSVWIKEAMQQDGFPSARVTPEQKENFSQQILSRERVNKRRVKEMVKEFTLLCRGLHGTEYTADY, translated from the exons ATGGAGCGGAGGGCGgaggcgccgccgccgcagGGCCTCGACTTCACCGTGGAGAACGTGGAGAAG gctctccATCAGCTGTATTATGACCCAAACATCGAGAACAAGAACTTGGCTCAGAAATGGCTGATGCAGGCACAGGTGTCCCCCCAGGCATGGCACTTCAGCTGGCTGCTTCTCCACATGGACAAGGTGCCCGAGATCCAGTACTTTGGTGCCAGCGCTCTCCACATTAAAATCTCCCGCTACTGGAACGACATCCCGGCTGACCAGTACGAGAGCCTCAAATCTCAGCTCTTCACGCACATCACGCGCTTCGCCAGCGGCTCCAAGATCGTGCTGACGCGGCTGTGCGTGGCGCTGGCTTCCCTGGCGCTCAGCATGATGCCCGAGGCCTGGCCCTGCGCCGTGGCAGACATGGTGCGCATGTTCCAGGCTGAGGACTCCAACGTGGACGGGCGGGCGCGGTGCCTggcgctgctggagctgctgacgGTGCTGCCCGAGGAGTTCCAGACCAGCCGCCTCCCCCAGTACCGCAAGGGCCAGGTGCGCAGCGTCCTGGCACAGGAGTGCGGCTCCGTCTTCCctttgctggagcagctgctgcagcagcaggactcCCCGGGTTTCATCAAGCAGAAGGTGCTCAAGTGCTTCTCCAGCTGGGTCCAGCTGGAGATCCCGCTGATGGACTGCGAGAACCTCATCCAGGCAGCTTTCACCTCTCTGCAGGACCCAGAGCTCTTTGACACAGCAGTGGAGGCTGTGGTCAATGCCATTTCCCAGCCCGATGCCCAGAG GTACGTGAACACCCTCCTGAAGCTGATCCcgcccgtgctggggctgcaggagcagctgcgccaggcggTGCAGAGCGGGGACATGGAGACGTCGCACGGGATCTGCCGCATCGCCGTGGCCCTGGGCGAGAACCACTCCCG agccctcctggaCCAGGTGGAGCACTGGCAGAGTTTCCTGGCCCTAGTCAACATGATTATGTTCTGCACTGGAATCCCTGGACACTACCCCGTCAACGAAACCACCAGCTCCTTGACCCTCACCTTCTGGTACACGCTGCAG gATGATATCCTCTCCTTTGAGCCAGACAAGCAGGCAGTGTACCAGCAGGTCTACAGGCCTGTGTACTTCCAGCTGGTGGATGTGCTGCTGCACAAAGCCCAGTTCCCCTCCGATGAGGAGTATGGCTTCTGGTCGTCGGATGAGAAGGAGCAGTTTCGGATATACAG GGTGGACATCTCTGACACGCTGATGTATGTGTATGAGATGCTGGGTGCTGAGCTCCTGAGCAGCCTCTATGACAAACTGGGACGTCTCCTGACCAACACAGAGCAGCCGTCCACGTGGCAG CACACGGAGGCCTTGCTCTATGGCTTCCAGTCCATTGCTGAGACCATTGATGTGAACTACTCCGACGTGGTGCCCGGGCTGATCGGCCTCATTCCCCGGATCAGCATCAGCAACGTGCAGCTTGCTGACACCGTCATGTTCACTATTG GATCCCTGTCTGAGTGGCTGGCTGATCACCCTGTCATGATTAACAACGTGTTACCACTGGTGCTCCAAGCCTTGGGCAACCCTGAGCTCTCCATCTCCAGTGTCTCCACCCTGAAAAAGATCTGCCGAGAGTGCAAGTACGACCTGCCACCCTATGCTGCCAACATTGTCGCTGTGTCACAG GAGGTGTTGATGAAGCAGATTCACAAG ACAAGCCAGTGCATGTGGCTGATGCAGGCTCTTGGTTTCCTGCTTTCTGCACTGCAAGTGGAGGAGATCCTGAAGAACCTGCACTCCCTGATCACCCCCTACatccagcagctggaaaagctgGCTGATGAAACG CCCAATCCCTCCAACAGGCTGGCCATCATCCACATCCTGGGCCTGCTTTCCAACCTCTTCACCACCCTAGACATCAGCCACCACGATGACGACCATGAGAGCACCGAGGTCAAAAAActgccagtgcagcaaggaCCCAACCCA GTGGTGGTGGTTCTGCAGCAAGTCTTCCAGCTCATACAGAAGGTTCTCAGCAAGTGGCTGAATGATGCCCAGGTGGTGGAG TCTGTCTGTGCCATATTTGAGAAGTCTGTGAAGACCCTCCTGGATGATTTTGCCCCCATGGTGCCTCAGCTGTGTGAGATGCTGGGGCAGATGTACAGCACCATTCCCCAGGTCTCTGCCATTGAACTCACGCGGCAG CTGGTTCACATCTTTGCCCATGAGCCTGCCCACTTCCCTCCCATCAAGGCCCTGTTCTTGCTCGTTACCTCAGTCACACTGACCCTGTTCCAGCAAG GGCCCAGGGATCATCCTGATATTGTTGATTCATTTATGCAACTCCTGGCACAG GCTCTGAAAAGGAAGCCGGATCTCTTCCTGTGTAGCAACCTGGATGTCAAAGCAGTGTTTCAGTGTG GTGTCCTTTCACTCAAGTTTCCCGAGGCCCCAACAGTCAAAGCATCCTGTGGCTTTTTT ACGGAGCTGCTGCCCCGCTGTGGAGAGATCGCCCCGGTGGGACAGGTCGTGCATGAGAATGGCAAAGcgctgctgcaggcagtgctaGAG GGCATCGGTGGCCAGGCTTCCCGCAGCCTCATGGATCACTTTGCAGAAATCCTCTTTGCCTTGAACAAGCACTGCTTCAGCCTCCTGAGTGTCTGGATCAAGGAGGCCATGCAGCAGGATGGCTTCCCCTCAGCCCGAGTAACTCCAGAGCAGAAGGAAAACTTCAGCCAGCAGATCCTCAG CAGAGAGCGTGTGAACAAGCGGCGAGTGAAGGAGATGGTGAAGGAGTTCACCTTGTTGTGCCGAGGGCTGCATGGTACAGAATACACAGCAGACTACTGA
- the DPH2 gene encoding 2-(3-amino-3-carboxypropyl)histidine synthase subunit 2, which produces MAAAFSSDGEAVLRRELCTAVAAAPRSDLDGYYEMGRASAFVRDGGFRKVALQFPDELLADAVQVAGGLEAATGAEMFVLGDTTYGSCCVDEVAAEHVGAEAVLHYGPACLSPCRKLPVLHIFGQQPVDVGRCAEAFRELYPEQQSRVVVLSDVVYAHAMGELEQQLCPEYPNVIFSRLVWGDPPGPAVPGEEQKFGRQFLVEAAGGLQDYAMFYVGAEGLALTSFMLTWNRCPFSSFNPTTGCGRRETLNVNRALMRRLYLVERARDASMVGILVGTLGVAGYLTVLQHLRELLARAGKRSYTLAVGKPNPAKLANFPEVDVFVLVACAQNSLLDSSDFYRPVVTPYELELACNPAREWTGNYLTDFRDLLPGACAHVELPPAVPAEEAVPDVSLISGKMRAAHLCDPLSSQLPPSAALACRDQTRALAEISPAASFLESRSWQGLEQQLGQTPVSKAVQGRRGIAIAYEDEGCEQR; this is translated from the exons ATGGCCGCGGCCTTCAGCAGCGATGGGGAGGCCGTGCTGAGGCGGGAGCTGTGCACGGCCGTGGCCGCGGCACCGCGGAGCGACCTCGACGGCTACTACGAGATGGGCCGGGCCTCCGCCTTCGTGCGGGATGGCGGGTTCCGCAAG GTCGCCCTGCAGTTCCCTGACGAGCTCCTGGCAGACGCGGTGCAGGTGGCAGGCGGACTGGAGGCAGCCACCGGGGCCGAGATGTTCGTGCTGGGAGACACCACCTACGGCAG CTGCTGCGTGGATGAAGTGGCTGCCGAGCACGTGGGTGCTGAGGCAGTGCTGCACTACGGCCCGGcctgcctcagcccctgcaggaagctcccggtGCTGCACATCTTCGGGCAGCAGCCGGTGGACGTGGGGCGCTGCGCAGAGGCGTTCCGGGAGCTCTACCCCGAGCAGCAGAGCCGTGTGGTGGTGCTCAGCGATGTGGTGTATGCCCATGCGATGG GCGAGCTGGAGCAGCAATTGTGCCCCGAGTACCCCAATGtcatcttctccaggctggtGTGGGGAGACCCTCCTGGCCCCGCAGTTCCTGGCGAGGAACAGAAGTTTGGTCGCCAGTTCCTGGTGGAAGCTGCAGGAGGGCTTCAGGACTATGCCATGTTCTACGTGGGAGCTGAGGGCCTTGCCCTCACCAGCTTCATGCTGACCTGGAACCGCTGTCCTTTCAGCTCCTTCAATCCCACCACCGGCTGCGGCCGCCGCGAGACCCTCAACGTCAACCGGGCCCTGATGCGGCGGCTGTACCTGGTGGAGCGTGCCCGGGATGCCAGCATGGTGGGcatcctggtgggcaccctcggCGTGGCGGGCTACCTGActgtgctgcagcacctccGGGAGCTGCTGGCCCGGGCTGGCAAGCGCAGCTACACGCTGGCCGTGGGGAAGCCCAACCCCGCCAAGCTGGCCAACTTCCCGGAGGTGGATGTCTTTGTCCTGGTGGCCTGTGCTCAGAACTCCCTCCTGGACTCCAGTGACTTCTACAGACCTGTTGTGACCCCCTATGAGCTGGAGCTGGCCTGCAACCCAGCCCGTGAGTGGACGGGGAACTACCTCACAGACTTCCGAGACCTGCTGCCAG GTGCCTGTGCTCATGTTGAGCTCCCCCCGGCTGTTCCCGCAGAGGAGGCAGTTCCCGATGTCTCGCTCATCTCAGGGAAGATGCGAGCTGCCCACCTCTGTGACCCCCTCTCCTCTCAGCTGCcccccagcgctgccctggCCTGCAGGGACCAGACACGGGCGCTGGCAGAGATCAGCCCCGCAG cctccttTCTGGAGTCCCGCAgctggcagggcctggagcagcagctgggacagaccCCGGTGTCCAAGGCGGTGCAGGGCCGGCGAGGAATTGCCATTGCCTATGAGGACGAAGGGTGTGAGCAACGCTGA
- the ARTN gene encoding artemin isoform X3, producing MDQRQGPPERRPAGPATHLQPKEGTLWGFFAILSLLAGLATGTLRTPHCNETLDAAPTPRGTATASLSGEDAVEAPLAAAAAWNQLYGDNATTGSPGTAELVEDLLLRAERSPPAAGKTKKGGTKHARRNRGRNCHIRNLMVKVRDLGLGFNSDEIVLFKYCSGSCHRARSNYDLTLGSLLRQQLIAPGPQERVLSHPCCRPTRYEAVSFMDVENTWQTVEKLSAAECSCIG from the exons ATGGACCAGCGACAGGGGCCACCAGAGCGAAGGCCTGCAGGACCTGCCACGCACCTGCAGCCCAAG gaggggacactgtgggggtTCTTTGCCATCCTGTcgctgctggctgggctggccaCAGGCACCCTGCGAACGCCCCACTGCAACGAGACGCTGGACGCAGCCCCCACGCCCCGGGGCacggccactgccagcctgtCTGGGGAGGATGCTGTGGAGGCgccccttgctgctgctgctgcctggaacCAGCTGTACG GGGACAACGCGACAACAGGTAGCCCGGGCACCGCAGAGCTGGTGGAGGACCTGCTGCTGCGTGCCGAGCGCTCCCCGCCAGCTGCCGGCAAAACCAAAAAGGGGGGGACGAAACACGCGCGGCGCAACCGCGGGCGCAACTGCCACATCCGCAACCTGATGGTGAAGGTGCGCGACCTGGGCCTGGGCTTCAACTCGGACGAGATCGTGCTCTTCAAGTACTGCAGCGGGTCCTGCCACCGGGCACGCAGCAACTACGACCTGACGCTGGGCAGCCTGCTGCGGCAGCAGCTCATAGCCCCGGGGCCGCAGGAGCGCGTCCTCAGCCACCCCTGCTGCCGACCCACCCGCTATGAGGCTGTCTCCTTCATGGATGTGGAGAACACGTGGCAGACGGTGGAGAAGCTCTCAGCAGCCGAGTGCAGCTGTATTGGCTGA
- the ARTN gene encoding artemin isoform X2 gives MRGSGGPGDGPRRGHVSMDQRQGPPERRPAGPATHLQPKEGTLWGFFAILSLLAGLATGTLRTPHCNETLDAAPTPRGTATASLSGEDAVEAPLAAAAAWNQLYGDNATTGSPGTAELVEDLLLRAERSPPAAGKTKKGGTKHARRNRGRNCHIRNLMVKVRDLGLGFNSDEIVLFKYCSGSCHRARSNYDLTLGSLLRQQLIAPGPQERVLSHPCCRPTRYEAVSFMDVENTWQTVEKLSAAECSCIG, from the exons ATGCGGGGCAGCGGCGGCCCGGGGGATGGTCCCCGCCGCGGGCACG TTAGCATGGACCAGCGACAGGGGCCACCAGAGCGAAGGCCTGCAGGACCTGCCACGCACCTGCAGCCCAAG gaggggacactgtgggggtTCTTTGCCATCCTGTcgctgctggctgggctggccaCAGGCACCCTGCGAACGCCCCACTGCAACGAGACGCTGGACGCAGCCCCCACGCCCCGGGGCacggccactgccagcctgtCTGGGGAGGATGCTGTGGAGGCgccccttgctgctgctgctgcctggaacCAGCTGTACG GGGACAACGCGACAACAGGTAGCCCGGGCACCGCAGAGCTGGTGGAGGACCTGCTGCTGCGTGCCGAGCGCTCCCCGCCAGCTGCCGGCAAAACCAAAAAGGGGGGGACGAAACACGCGCGGCGCAACCGCGGGCGCAACTGCCACATCCGCAACCTGATGGTGAAGGTGCGCGACCTGGGCCTGGGCTTCAACTCGGACGAGATCGTGCTCTTCAAGTACTGCAGCGGGTCCTGCCACCGGGCACGCAGCAACTACGACCTGACGCTGGGCAGCCTGCTGCGGCAGCAGCTCATAGCCCCGGGGCCGCAGGAGCGCGTCCTCAGCCACCCCTGCTGCCGACCCACCCGCTATGAGGCTGTCTCCTTCATGGATGTGGAGAACACGTGGCAGACGGTGGAGAAGCTCTCAGCAGCCGAGTGCAGCTGTATTGGCTGA
- the IPO13 gene encoding importin-13 isoform X2 produces MERRAEAPPPQGLDFTVENVEKALHQLYYDPNIENKNLAQKWLMQAQVSPQAWHFSWLLLHMDKVPEIQYFGASALHIKISRYWNDIPADQYESLKSQLFTHITRFASGSKIVLTRLCVALASLALSMMPEAWPCAVADMVRMFQAEDSNVDGRARCLALLELLTVLPEEFQTSRLPQYRKGQVRSVLAQECGSVFPLLEQLLQQQDSPGFIKQKVLKCFSSWVQLEIPLMDCENLIQAAFTSLQDPELFDTAVEAVVNAISQPDAQRYVNTLLKLIPPVLGLQEQLRQAVQSGDMETSHGICRIAVALGENHSRALLDQVEHWQSFLALVNMIMFCTGIPGHYPVNETTSSLTLTFWYTLQDDILSFEPDKQAVYQQVYRPVYFQLVDVLLHKAQFPSDEEYGFWSSDEKEQFRIYRVDISDTLMYVYEMLGAELLSSLYDKLGRLLTNTEQPSTWQHTEALLYGFQSIAETIDVNYSDVVPGLIGLIPRISISNVQLADTVMFTIGSLSEWLADHPVMINNVLPLVLQALGNPELSISSVSTLKKICRECKYDLPPYAANIVAVSQEVLMKQIHKTSQCMWLMQALGFLLSALQVEEILKNLHSLITPYIQQLEKLADETPNPSNRLAIIHILGLLSNLFTTLDISHHDDDHESTEVKKLPVQQGPNPVVVVLQQVFQLIQKVLSKWLNDAQVVESVCAIFEKSVKTLLDDFAPMVPQLCEMLGQMYSTIPQVSAIELTRQLVHIFAHEPAHFPPIKALFLLVTSVTLTLFQQGPRDHPDIVDSFMQLLAQALKRKPDLFLCSNLDVKAVFQCGVLSLKFPEAPTVKASCGFFTELLPRCGEIAPVGQVVHENGKALLQAVLEGIGGQASRSLMDHFAEILFALNKHCFSLLSVWIKEAMQQDGFPSARVTPEQKENFSQQILRERVNKRRVKEMVKEFTLLCRGLHGTEYTADY; encoded by the exons ATGGAGCGGAGGGCGgaggcgccgccgccgcagGGCCTCGACTTCACCGTGGAGAACGTGGAGAAG gctctccATCAGCTGTATTATGACCCAAACATCGAGAACAAGAACTTGGCTCAGAAATGGCTGATGCAGGCACAGGTGTCCCCCCAGGCATGGCACTTCAGCTGGCTGCTTCTCCACATGGACAAGGTGCCCGAGATCCAGTACTTTGGTGCCAGCGCTCTCCACATTAAAATCTCCCGCTACTGGAACGACATCCCGGCTGACCAGTACGAGAGCCTCAAATCTCAGCTCTTCACGCACATCACGCGCTTCGCCAGCGGCTCCAAGATCGTGCTGACGCGGCTGTGCGTGGCGCTGGCTTCCCTGGCGCTCAGCATGATGCCCGAGGCCTGGCCCTGCGCCGTGGCAGACATGGTGCGCATGTTCCAGGCTGAGGACTCCAACGTGGACGGGCGGGCGCGGTGCCTggcgctgctggagctgctgacgGTGCTGCCCGAGGAGTTCCAGACCAGCCGCCTCCCCCAGTACCGCAAGGGCCAGGTGCGCAGCGTCCTGGCACAGGAGTGCGGCTCCGTCTTCCctttgctggagcagctgctgcagcagcaggactcCCCGGGTTTCATCAAGCAGAAGGTGCTCAAGTGCTTCTCCAGCTGGGTCCAGCTGGAGATCCCGCTGATGGACTGCGAGAACCTCATCCAGGCAGCTTTCACCTCTCTGCAGGACCCAGAGCTCTTTGACACAGCAGTGGAGGCTGTGGTCAATGCCATTTCCCAGCCCGATGCCCAGAG GTACGTGAACACCCTCCTGAAGCTGATCCcgcccgtgctggggctgcaggagcagctgcgccaggcggTGCAGAGCGGGGACATGGAGACGTCGCACGGGATCTGCCGCATCGCCGTGGCCCTGGGCGAGAACCACTCCCG agccctcctggaCCAGGTGGAGCACTGGCAGAGTTTCCTGGCCCTAGTCAACATGATTATGTTCTGCACTGGAATCCCTGGACACTACCCCGTCAACGAAACCACCAGCTCCTTGACCCTCACCTTCTGGTACACGCTGCAG gATGATATCCTCTCCTTTGAGCCAGACAAGCAGGCAGTGTACCAGCAGGTCTACAGGCCTGTGTACTTCCAGCTGGTGGATGTGCTGCTGCACAAAGCCCAGTTCCCCTCCGATGAGGAGTATGGCTTCTGGTCGTCGGATGAGAAGGAGCAGTTTCGGATATACAG GGTGGACATCTCTGACACGCTGATGTATGTGTATGAGATGCTGGGTGCTGAGCTCCTGAGCAGCCTCTATGACAAACTGGGACGTCTCCTGACCAACACAGAGCAGCCGTCCACGTGGCAG CACACGGAGGCCTTGCTCTATGGCTTCCAGTCCATTGCTGAGACCATTGATGTGAACTACTCCGACGTGGTGCCCGGGCTGATCGGCCTCATTCCCCGGATCAGCATCAGCAACGTGCAGCTTGCTGACACCGTCATGTTCACTATTG GATCCCTGTCTGAGTGGCTGGCTGATCACCCTGTCATGATTAACAACGTGTTACCACTGGTGCTCCAAGCCTTGGGCAACCCTGAGCTCTCCATCTCCAGTGTCTCCACCCTGAAAAAGATCTGCCGAGAGTGCAAGTACGACCTGCCACCCTATGCTGCCAACATTGTCGCTGTGTCACAG GAGGTGTTGATGAAGCAGATTCACAAG ACAAGCCAGTGCATGTGGCTGATGCAGGCTCTTGGTTTCCTGCTTTCTGCACTGCAAGTGGAGGAGATCCTGAAGAACCTGCACTCCCTGATCACCCCCTACatccagcagctggaaaagctgGCTGATGAAACG CCCAATCCCTCCAACAGGCTGGCCATCATCCACATCCTGGGCCTGCTTTCCAACCTCTTCACCACCCTAGACATCAGCCACCACGATGACGACCATGAGAGCACCGAGGTCAAAAAActgccagtgcagcaaggaCCCAACCCA GTGGTGGTGGTTCTGCAGCAAGTCTTCCAGCTCATACAGAAGGTTCTCAGCAAGTGGCTGAATGATGCCCAGGTGGTGGAG TCTGTCTGTGCCATATTTGAGAAGTCTGTGAAGACCCTCCTGGATGATTTTGCCCCCATGGTGCCTCAGCTGTGTGAGATGCTGGGGCAGATGTACAGCACCATTCCCCAGGTCTCTGCCATTGAACTCACGCGGCAG CTGGTTCACATCTTTGCCCATGAGCCTGCCCACTTCCCTCCCATCAAGGCCCTGTTCTTGCTCGTTACCTCAGTCACACTGACCCTGTTCCAGCAAG GGCCCAGGGATCATCCTGATATTGTTGATTCATTTATGCAACTCCTGGCACAG GCTCTGAAAAGGAAGCCGGATCTCTTCCTGTGTAGCAACCTGGATGTCAAAGCAGTGTTTCAGTGTG GTGTCCTTTCACTCAAGTTTCCCGAGGCCCCAACAGTCAAAGCATCCTGTGGCTTTTTT ACGGAGCTGCTGCCCCGCTGTGGAGAGATCGCCCCGGTGGGACAGGTCGTGCATGAGAATGGCAAAGcgctgctgcaggcagtgctaGAG GGCATCGGTGGCCAGGCTTCCCGCAGCCTCATGGATCACTTTGCAGAAATCCTCTTTGCCTTGAACAAGCACTGCTTCAGCCTCCTGAGTGTCTGGATCAAGGAGGCCATGCAGCAGGATGGCTTCCCCTCAGCCCGAGTAACTCCAGAGCAGAAGGAAAACTTCAGCCAGCAGATCCTCAG AGAGCGTGTGAACAAGCGGCGAGTGAAGGAGATGGTGAAGGAGTTCACCTTGTTGTGCCGAGGGCTGCATGGTACAGAATACACAGCAGACTACTGA